The following coding sequences are from one Ornithorhynchus anatinus isolate Pmale09 chromosome 11, mOrnAna1.pri.v4, whole genome shotgun sequence window:
- the DUSP16 gene encoding dual specificity protein phosphatase 16, translating into MAARPTVQTAAGPDMVTETLVALLESGAERVLLIDSRPFVDYNTAHILEAININCSKLMKRRLQQDKVQVTELIQHSAKHKVEVDPDQKVVVYDHSSQDVASLSADCFLTVLLGKLEKSFRSVHLLAGGFAEFSRCFPGLCEGKSALVPSCISQPCLPVASAGPTRILTHLYLGCQRDVLNKELMQQNGICFVLNASNTCPKPDFIPESHFLRVPVNDSFCETILPWLDRSVEFIERAKACNGCVLVHCLAGISRSATIAIAYIMKRMDVSLDEAYRFVKEKRPTISPNFNFLGQLLDYERKIQSQAGALGPRSKLQLRHLERASEAGSRAGTTPGPDPTPASEPGGGPAASGEDHDADADDSLLEGVNGLHVASDRLEDSNKLKRSFSLDIKSVSCVSGTAGSRHAFLSSSSSSSSSSSSSSSSSEAVALYKPPGALEGSGKLGQFSPVREVSEQTPESSPDKEEAGPSARPPESRDVRGPASPRPAPAPLHRSGSVEDNYRTGGPLGFHGSRQPPAKSAAGRGLESWDLQGPPPAASAAGWYFAPEPSRFCSASALYRGGAACSAYSCGQLSGGGGGGDPALAVRRRPKPRDRADSRRSWHEESSFEKQFKRRSCQMEFGESILADSRAREELGAGGGQASFSGSMEIIEVS; encoded by the exons ATGGCGGCGAGGCCCACGGTCCAGACGGCGGCCGGCCCGGACATGGTGACCGAGACTCTGGTGGCCCTGCTGGAGAGCGGCGCGGAGCGGGTCCTGCTGATCGACAGCCGCCCCTTCGTGGACTACAACACGGCCCACATCCTGGAAGCCATCAACATCAACTGCTCCAAACTCATGAAGCGCCGGCTGCAGCAGGACAAAGTGCAGGTGACCGAGCTCATCCAGCACTCGGCCAAGCACAAG GTCGAAGTCGATCCGGATCAGAAGGTGGTGGTGTACGACCACAGCTCCCAAGATGTGGCCTCGCTCTCTGCAGACTGCTTTCTTACCGTGCTTCTGGGGAAACTGGAGAAGAGTTTCCGCTCGGTTCACCTGCTTGCCG GTGGCTTTGCCGAGTTTTCCCGCTGCTTTCCCGGCCTCTGCGAGGGGAAGTCCGCTCTGGTCCCAAGCTGCATCTCCCAGCCCTGCCTGCCCGTCGCTAGCGCCGGCCCGACCCGCATCCTGACACACCTGTACCTCGGCTGTCAGCGTGACGTCCTCAACAAG GAGCTGATGCAACAGAACGGTATCTGCTTCGTCCTCAACGCCAGCAACACGTGCCCGAAACCCGACTTTATCCCCGAGTCCCACTTCCTGCGCGTCCCGGTGAACGACAGCTTCTGTGAGACCATCCTGCCCTGGCTGGACCGGTCGGTGGAGTTTATCG AAAGAGCTAAGGCCTGCAACGGTTGTGTGCTGGTGCACTGCCTGGCCGGGATCTCGCGCTCGGCCACCATCGCCATCGCCTACATCATGAAGAGAATGGACGTGTCCCTGGACGAGGCGTACAG GTTCGTCAAGGAGAAGAGGCCGAccatctcccccaacttcaacttCCTCGGCCAACTCCTGGACTACGAGAGGAAGATCCAGAGCCAGGCCGGGGCCCTCGGGCCCAGGAGCAAACTGCAGCTCCGGCACCTGGAGCGGGCGAGCGAGGCCGGGTCCCGGGCGGggaccacccccggccccgaccccacgCCGGCCTCCGAGCCCGGCGGCGGGCCCGCGGCCAGCGGAGAGGACCACGACGCCGACGCTGACGACTCCCTGCTCGAGGGCGTCAACGGGCTGCACGTGGCCTCGGACAGACTGGAAGACAGCAACAAACTCAAGCGCTCGTTCTCCCTCGACATCAAGTCCGTGTCCTGCGTGTCCGGGACGGCCGGCTCCCGGcacgccttcctctcctcttcctcctcctcttcctcctcctcctcctcctcctcctcctcctccgaggcTGTGGCTTTGTACAAGCCGCCCGGTGCCCTGGAGGGGAGCGGCAAGCTGGGCCAGTTCTCCCCGGTGCGGGAAGTGTCGGAGCAGACGCCCGAGAGCAGCCCGGACAAGGAGGAGGccggcccctccgcccggccGCCGGAGAGCCGGGACGtccggggcccggcctccccgcggCCTGCGCCGGCCCCCCTGCACCGGAGCGGCAGCGTGGAAGACAACTACCGTACCGGAGGGCCCCTGGGCTTCCACGGCAGCCGGCAGCCCCCGGCCAAGTCGGCGGCCGGGCGGGGCCTCGAGAGCTGGGACCTCCagggccccccgcccgccgcctccgccgccggctGGTATTTCGCCCCCGAACCTTCTCGCTTCTGCTCGGCCTCGGCCCTGTACCGAGGCGGCGCGGCCTGCTCGGCCTACAGCTGCGGCCAGCTCTccgggggcggcggaggcggggacCCGGCCCTGGCCGTGCGCCGGCGCCCCAAGCCCCGGGACCGTGCCGACTCGCGCCGGAGCTGGCACGAGGAGAGCTCCTTCGAGAAGCAGTTTAAGCGCCGGAGCTGCCAGATGGAATTTGGGGAGAGCATCCTGGCGGACAGCCGGGCGCGGGAggaactgggggcggggggcggccaggCCAGCTTTTCCGGCAGCATGGAGATCATCGAGGTGTCCTGA